The segment ACATCAGAAATGATGGATATTCAGCTCGGCGACGATGAAGAGATAGAGCTGGAATGCGACGATATATAGTCGTTTTGCAGCTCGAAAAAGCATCTCCAACAGCTCTGGCTGGTTCTATAGCTAAAAACAGTCAGTTTATCTCAGATAGACAGGAACTAGGGCTAGCAGCTCAGGGATTTCAGCCGTCACCCATGTCAAACATTAGCTATAGAGAGAAAGACACGGATGATTATAGAAGCGTAGAGACGGCAAAAAAGTTATGGGAGAGAGTGCCGCTTATTTGGCGAAAACGGGCAAAATTTTATACTGATTCATGGTCAGTTTATCGGAGAATGATTCCGAGAACTCAACATGCAGCTAGTGCCAAAGGAATTGGTGGTAGGACATCCTTTGTTGAGCGCTTCAACAACACGCTTCGACAGCAAGTGAGTCGCTTGACTAGGAAAACTCTATCCTTTCCTAAAAACTGGGATTGTATTCAACTTCATCCACCACTATAATGCATCATTACTTACGTAGCGCTACCCACCAGATTTGAATCCGATAGAACATGTGTGGTATCGGATTAAGCAAAAGGTGCGTAAGTTAAAGGTGAGTGCAATCGAAAATCTGCAATCTTTGGTCAATGAAACTATCCATAGCTTATGTCAAGCTTTGTGATTTTAGCTATAGTACTAGCCGTTGCCCCGCTTGCTCACGTCCCTCCTGAAGATTGAACGTAATCCACACCATATCTCTTCGGTCCAGTGCATAGCTTGTCACTAGACTTCCCGACCGACAGGCGGACCCAGATCAACTTCATCATGCCGATTTTTCAGAGATTACACCCGCTAGTAGCTCCGCTAAGGTCCAATCCGATTGGACTAAGGGTGTGACCACCAAAGAACCATCCGCCACCCGCATCTCTGCAGGCAGCTGCAGCTTCGGGAATCCACAGGGCTAGACCATGGCCCCAGCGTTGAACTTTTACACACACCTTATGGCTCTCAAACGTCTCTGCGGCAAGGAGACCTCGACCTGGTCAATGCGACAAATCGCTATAGCTTTGGTAAGCCCGTTGCAGTTCCTGGCGCAAGTCTTGGGCCAACCAGGCCGGTTCGAGCACCTGCGCATTGGCCCCGTATTGCAATAACCGTTGGCGAAACCAAAACAGGCAATCCACTGTGGCGTTGATTTCGACATATTGACCGTCCGGGTCCTGATAAACCACTTGCTCATAGGCACGCCGGGGTTGGTAGCGGGCCAGTTCTCCCTTTAGGCAATAGCGTACGGTAAGGGTGGGAAAATTGGGCCGTTGCCAGGGGGTACCGGACGCTGGACCCACGTAAACAATCCGGTCCACCCGCAAGGTGAAGTTCTCCTCGACGCTAGGGGAAGGCAAGCGCCGCTGGAGAAAAATAGGTGGCGTCGGCACCCACGTAAACAAGTACAAAACTCCATTGTGCAGCCGTAGCTCCGAACAATCACAGTCCCAAAGACGCTCATCCCCCTGGAGCGGGCGATAGGCAATCGCAAAGCGCCGCCGCTGGTGGATCCGTTCTTCCAATTGCTGCCGGATGGCTTGGTAGCGGGCTTCGCTGTAGTCCACCGGGGGGCTGAAATCAGTCTTCAGAGCTGGGGGAAAGTCTTCTGGACGCAAACGCCCAACCTGCAGAACGTGATGCGCCTCCCGAGAAAACCCTAGGGTTTCCAGTAGGTAAGCCCCCAACGCCAAAGCCTGCCGCTGCTCTGCCGACAGCAGCACCGGAAACGCTGAAGCTACCAGCTCGTAAGGCCGATGCGGGCCACTGCGAATCTGGAACCCGCAATCGCGCAGCTTCCGGATTGCTCGCACAATTTTTTGCTCCAGGTCGCCCGTTGATTGGCCATGACCCGC is part of the Gloeomargarita sp. SKYB120 genome and harbors:
- a CDS encoding WYL domain-containing protein; protein product: MLSKNDNNYNSLKFILELLRLLAEKPRRRQELVVALGDFLAGHGQSTGDLEQKIVRAIRKLRDCGFQIRSGPHRPYELVASAFPVLLSAEQRQALALGAYLLETLGFSREAHHVLQVGRLRPEDFPPALKTDFSPPVDYSEARYQAIRQQLEERIHQRRRFAIAYRPLQGDERLWDCDCSELRLHNGVLYLFTWVPTPPIFLQRRLPSPSVEENFTLRVDRIVYVGPASGTPWQRPNFPTLTVRYCLKGELARYQPRRAYEQVVYQDPDGQYVEINATVDCLFWFRQRLLQYGANAQVLEPAWLAQDLRQELQRAYQSYSDLSH